The following is a genomic window from Acidobacteriota bacterium.
CACGACGTGGGTGCGCCCGACCACTGGACGCTGCTCGAGGTCCTCCGGTACAAGCTGGGCTTTACCGGCACCAAACAGGGCTGCGACAAGGGTGATTGTGGCGCCTGCACGGTGCTGCTCGATGGCGAACCCGTCCTCTCGTGCCTGATGCTTGCGAGTCTGGCCGAGGGTCACGAGATCACCACGATTGAAGGACTGGCTCCTCTGCACGTGGCCCGGGGAGGCACGGGAGTCGATCCGGTTCAGGACGCGTTCGACCGGTGTGGGGCGCTGCAATGCGGCTTCTGCCAGAGCGGCATGATCCTCTCGGCGCGCGCCC
Proteins encoded in this region:
- a CDS encoding (2Fe-2S)-binding protein — encoded protein: MLLKVNGDTHDVGAPDHWTLLEVLRYKLGFTGTKQGCDKGDCGACTVLLDGEPVLSCLMLASLAEGHEITTIEGLAPLHVARGGTGVDPVQDAFDRCGALQCGFCQSGMILSARALLDANQSPTDANIREALAGNLCRCTGYTQIIEAVRLTVAERQGTHPPRRAWESRAVDGPADA